The following coding sequences are from one Salvia hispanica cultivar TCC Black 2014 chromosome 3, UniMelb_Shisp_WGS_1.0, whole genome shotgun sequence window:
- the LOC125212125 gene encoding DUF724 domain-containing protein 3-like isoform X6: protein MDDAADALFELAPTPHSHRRPGRRRLHHFPIGSIVEVRTDEEDFKGVYFSATVLPPPNSPKKTGRKRSRKLYVEYHNLLAHEDGSDRLREHIDASCVRPTPPQHDPGKGFDLDDVVDAFYKDGWWTGIISRVVAEGERYTVTFHNPPDELEFGIGELRLHCDWVNGNWVRPQKQNIAGLMFDVGRKVEVSFDREDFQDAWFPATIREDLGNQTFLVEYNSVNPDSHGSTKASVDSLHIRPCPPLLKDKNFILLEKVDAFFDFGWWNGIITKELESSRYLVFFKQMKCEKEFNQSELRPHMDWKDGKWFTSAQRKQRNILTKQNGSENIKSTPTTLGKSAAEMLPFESSQLGSGDLAEKEPDTARTGNTEEGAQYEHARREAELPIVIVLPCAEAGSSGKSGSDRSRPSSNKGLINLDDQRHQIYDFTTGRITDGKQLGMDDVSEKKRKGRPKRNMGESTGTKSAGSGEHGGQSSGDINLNRVDDGSQGVHDMMVIDIEASISDQEETEPNQETTSNGQSGPRKRKVRMTKRILASKHEESGVAEPVRLADNRLSKRGRKQFSSGRIAVKVRDSAGASGGESVVINPTLDVEKVIEPQPSNEFDNEPLSKWIEEMHVSSVIDGSRLPPADTVMVPYTENGTTQVDPVGSDEASEMQPESGRQSSGLVDGLPSDSNITGNVTDEGTQKQSESGRQSMPSGEETSIVLLDLNSDHWSEDEAQASLTVNRSPMITYQPLQSSVENTLAIVLDEDIEKRPESEAQATPTVDKSPESSVKKIIHEHFEDNEKQPENRTTPAALVNQMALVRNETEKLPFVKNTILWKTIESMQVFERLPQNPHFRPLLNFKESTREGMAIGYMVTFSSIVERASKLQLTDPVSIMDDIKETLTDLETHGFEVRPIQDCIHELLVMKDKQERLAKDAETLNGQLTDHSDTKARLERDIDEINEHIQKLQRKRLQVESLKEREDEEIAFLQVRLRETKYSIKTVESDFEGKVSSIL from the exons ATGGACGACGCTGCCGATGCTCTGTTCGAACTAGCCCCCACGCCCCACTCCCACCGCCGCCccggccgccgccgcctccaccACTTCCCCATCGGCTCAATCGTCGAGGTACGCACCGACGAGGAGGATTTCAAGGGCGTCTACTTCTCCGCAACCGTCCTCCCGCCGCCCAATTCCCCGAAGAAGACCGGCCGCAAGAGATCCAGGAAGCTCTACGTCGAGTACCACAACCTGCTCGCGCACGAGGACGGCTCGGATCGGCTGAGGGAGCACATTGACGCCTCCTGCGTCAGGCCTACGCCGCCGCAGCACGACCCTGGCAAGGGATTTGATCTCGACGACGTCGTCGACGCCTTCTACAAGGACGGCTGGTGGACCGGCATCATCAGCCGGGTGGTTGCCGAAGGCGAGAGGTATACCGTGACGTTTCATAACCCCCCTGATGAGCTCGAGTTTGGGATTGGAGAGCTGAGGTTGCACTGCGATTGGGTGAACGGGAATTGGGTTCGTCCTCAGAAACAG AATATAGCAGGATTGATGTTTGATGTTGGAAGGAAGGTGGAGGTGTCATTTGACAGAGAAGATTTTCAGGATGCTTGGTTCCCAGCCACAATTCGTGAAGACCTGGGGAATCAGACATTTTTGGTAGAGTACAATAGTGTAAACCCTGATAGCCATGGTTCCACTAAAGCTAGTGTTGATTCTTTGCACATCAGGCCTTGCCCACCACTTCTCaaagataaaaattttattttattggaaaaAGTGGATGCGTTCTTTGACTTTGGCTGGTGGAATGGGATAATTACAAAGGAGCTTGAGAGCAGTAGGTACCTTGTTTTCTTTAAGCAAATGAAATGCGAGAAAGAATTCAATCAGTCAGAATTGAGACCTCACATGGATTGGAAAGATGGCAAATGGTTCACTTCTGCCCAG AGAAAGCAAAGGAACATTCTTACAAAACAAAATGGCAGTGAAAACATTAAATCCACACCCACCACCCTAGGGAAGAGCGCTGCAGAAATGTTGCCATTTGAAAGTTCACAACTTGGTTCTGGAG ACCTTGCAGAGAAGGAACCGGACACAGCTCGAACTGGAAACACTGAAGAAGGTGCACAATACGAGCATGCAAGACGTGAAGCTGAGCTTCCTATAGTCATAGTCTTGCCATGTGCTGAAGCTGGGAGCTCAGGAAAATCAGGAAGTGACAGGAGTCGACCTTCGAGCAATAAGGGTTTAATTAACTTGGATGATCAGAGACATCAAATCTATGACTTTACAACTGGGAGAATCACG GATGGCAAGCAATTAGGAATGGACGACGTTAGtgagaagaaaaggaaagggaGACCAAAAAGAAACATGGGTGAAAGCACTGGTACTAAGTCTGCAG GAAGTGGTGAGCATGGAGGTCAGAGTTCAGGTGACATCAATTTAAACAGGGTAGATGATGGTTCACAGGGAGTCCATGACATGATGGTGATTGACATCGAGGCCTCGATATCGGATCAGGAGGAGACAGAGCCAAATCAGGAAACAACATCGAATGGCCAGTCTGGTCCTCggaaaagaaaagtgagaaTGACAAAACGAATATTGGCCAGTAAGCATGAGGAGTCTGGTGTAGCAGAGCCAGTCAGGCTGGCAGATAATCGTTTATCCAAGAGAGGACGGAAACAGTTTTCAAGTGGTAGAATTGCAGTCAAAGTTCGAG ATTCTGCTGGTGCATCTGGAGGCGAATCGGTGGTAATTAACCCCACACTGGATGTAGAGAAAGTCATTGAACCTCAACCCAGCAATGAGTTTGATAATGAGCCGCTTTCAAAATGGATCGAGGAGATGCACGTGTCATCTGTAATTGATGGCTCAA GATTGCCACCTGCGGACACAGTGATGGTGCCATACACTGAGAATGGTACGACTCAAGTCGACCCTGTTGGGTCTGATGAGGCTAGTGAGATGCAGCCAGAAAGTGGAAGACAATCTTCTGGTTTGGTTGATGGTTTGCCTTCTGACAGCAACATCACTGGTAATGTTACTGATGAAGGCACTCAAAAACAATCAGAAAGTGGAAGACAAAGCATGCCTTCTGGGGAAGAGACTTCTATTGTTTTGCTCGATTTGAACAGTGACCATTGGTCAGAAGACGAAGCACAAGCTTCTTTGACGGTTAATAGAAGTCCCATGATTACTTATCAACCCCTTCAAAGTTCTGTGGAAAACACTCTAGCTATTGTGCTGGATGAGGATATAGAGAAGCGGCCAGAAAGTGAAGCACAAGCTACTCCAACGGTCGATAAAAGCCCAGAAAGTTCCGTCAAAAAGATCATTCATGAGCATTTCGAGGACAATGAAAAGCAGCCAGAAAACAGAACAACACCTGCTGCTTTGGTTAATCAAATGGCCCTAGTACGGAATGAGACAGAAAAGCTGCCTTTTGTGAAAAACACCATTCTTTGGAAAACTATCGAATCCATGCAAGTATTCGAGAGGCTGCCACAGAATCCACATTTCCGACCTTTGCTGAATTTCAAAGAAAGTACACGAGAAGGCATGGCTATAGGCTATATGGTAACATTTTCCAGCATAGTAGAAAGAGCCTCCAAGTTGCAGCTAACTGATCCCGTAAGCATCATGGACGACATAAAAGAGACACTTACAGACTTGGAAACACACGGGTTTGAAGTCAGGCCCATTCAGGACTGCATACACGAGCTGCTCGTTATGAAGGACAAACAAGAAAGGCTTGCAAAAGACGCAGAAACTCTCAACGGACAGCTCACAGATCACAGTGACACGAAAGCCAGACTTGAAAGAGACATCGACGAGATCAACGAGCATATACAGAAGCTGCAGAGGAAGCGGTTGCAAGTGGAGTCCTTGAAAGAAAGGGAGGATGAAGAGATTGCATTCCTGCAGGTTAGGCTGAGGGAAACCAAATACAGCATCAAGACTGTAGAGAGTGATTTTGAAGGTAAAGTTTCTtctattttgtga
- the LOC125212125 gene encoding DUF724 domain-containing protein 3-like isoform X5: MDDAADALFELAPTPHSHRRPGRRRLHHFPIGSIVEVRTDEEDFKGVYFSATVLPPPNSPKKTGRKRSRKLYVEYHNLLAHEDGSDRLREHIDASCVRPTPPQHDPGKGFDLDDVVDAFYKDGWWTGIISRVVAEGERYTVTFHNPPDELEFGIGELRLHCDWVNGNWVRPQKQNIAGLMFDVGRKVEVSFDREDFQDAWFPATIREDLGNQTFLVEYNSVNPDSHGSTKASVDSLHIRPCPPLLKDKNFILLEKVDAFFDFGWWNGIITKELESSRYLVFFKQMKCEKEFNQSELRPHMDWKDGKWFTSAQQRKQRNILTKQNGSENIKSTPTTLGKSAAEMLPFESSQLGSGDLAEKEPDTARTGNTEEGAQYEHARREAELPIVIVLPCAEAGSSGKSGSDRSRPSSNKGLINLDDQRHQIYDFTTGRITDGKQLGMDDVSEKKRKGRPKRNMGESTGTKSAGSGEHGGQSSGDINLNRVDDGSQGVHDMMVIDIEASISDQEETEPNQETTSNGQSGPRKRKVRMTKRILASKHEESGVAEPVRLADNRLSKRGRKQFSSGRIAVKVRDSAGASGGESVVINPTLDVEKVIEPQPSNEFDNEPLSKWIEEMHVSSVIDGSRLPPADTVMVPYTENGTTQVDPVGSDEASEMQPESGRQSSGLVDGLPSDSNITGNVTDEGTQKQSESGRQSMPSGEETSIVLLDLNSDHWSEDEAQASLTVNRSPMITYQPLQSSVENTLAIVLDEDIEKRPESEAQATPTVDKSPESSVKKIIHEHFEDNEKQPENRTTPAALVNQMALVRNETEKLPFVKNTILWKTIESMQVFERLPQNPHFRPLLNFKESTREGMAIGYMVTFSSIVERASKLQLTDPVSIMDDIKETLTDLETHGFEVRPIQDCIHELLVMKDKQERLAKDAETLNGQLTDHSDTKARLERDIDEINEHIQKLQRKRLQVESLKEREDEEIAFLQVRLRETKYSIKTVESDFEGKVSSIL; encoded by the exons ATGGACGACGCTGCCGATGCTCTGTTCGAACTAGCCCCCACGCCCCACTCCCACCGCCGCCccggccgccgccgcctccaccACTTCCCCATCGGCTCAATCGTCGAGGTACGCACCGACGAGGAGGATTTCAAGGGCGTCTACTTCTCCGCAACCGTCCTCCCGCCGCCCAATTCCCCGAAGAAGACCGGCCGCAAGAGATCCAGGAAGCTCTACGTCGAGTACCACAACCTGCTCGCGCACGAGGACGGCTCGGATCGGCTGAGGGAGCACATTGACGCCTCCTGCGTCAGGCCTACGCCGCCGCAGCACGACCCTGGCAAGGGATTTGATCTCGACGACGTCGTCGACGCCTTCTACAAGGACGGCTGGTGGACCGGCATCATCAGCCGGGTGGTTGCCGAAGGCGAGAGGTATACCGTGACGTTTCATAACCCCCCTGATGAGCTCGAGTTTGGGATTGGAGAGCTGAGGTTGCACTGCGATTGGGTGAACGGGAATTGGGTTCGTCCTCAGAAACAG AATATAGCAGGATTGATGTTTGATGTTGGAAGGAAGGTGGAGGTGTCATTTGACAGAGAAGATTTTCAGGATGCTTGGTTCCCAGCCACAATTCGTGAAGACCTGGGGAATCAGACATTTTTGGTAGAGTACAATAGTGTAAACCCTGATAGCCATGGTTCCACTAAAGCTAGTGTTGATTCTTTGCACATCAGGCCTTGCCCACCACTTCTCaaagataaaaattttattttattggaaaaAGTGGATGCGTTCTTTGACTTTGGCTGGTGGAATGGGATAATTACAAAGGAGCTTGAGAGCAGTAGGTACCTTGTTTTCTTTAAGCAAATGAAATGCGAGAAAGAATTCAATCAGTCAGAATTGAGACCTCACATGGATTGGAAAGATGGCAAATGGTTCACTTCTGCCCAG CAGAGAAAGCAAAGGAACATTCTTACAAAACAAAATGGCAGTGAAAACATTAAATCCACACCCACCACCCTAGGGAAGAGCGCTGCAGAAATGTTGCCATTTGAAAGTTCACAACTTGGTTCTGGAG ACCTTGCAGAGAAGGAACCGGACACAGCTCGAACTGGAAACACTGAAGAAGGTGCACAATACGAGCATGCAAGACGTGAAGCTGAGCTTCCTATAGTCATAGTCTTGCCATGTGCTGAAGCTGGGAGCTCAGGAAAATCAGGAAGTGACAGGAGTCGACCTTCGAGCAATAAGGGTTTAATTAACTTGGATGATCAGAGACATCAAATCTATGACTTTACAACTGGGAGAATCACG GATGGCAAGCAATTAGGAATGGACGACGTTAGtgagaagaaaaggaaagggaGACCAAAAAGAAACATGGGTGAAAGCACTGGTACTAAGTCTGCAG GAAGTGGTGAGCATGGAGGTCAGAGTTCAGGTGACATCAATTTAAACAGGGTAGATGATGGTTCACAGGGAGTCCATGACATGATGGTGATTGACATCGAGGCCTCGATATCGGATCAGGAGGAGACAGAGCCAAATCAGGAAACAACATCGAATGGCCAGTCTGGTCCTCggaaaagaaaagtgagaaTGACAAAACGAATATTGGCCAGTAAGCATGAGGAGTCTGGTGTAGCAGAGCCAGTCAGGCTGGCAGATAATCGTTTATCCAAGAGAGGACGGAAACAGTTTTCAAGTGGTAGAATTGCAGTCAAAGTTCGAG ATTCTGCTGGTGCATCTGGAGGCGAATCGGTGGTAATTAACCCCACACTGGATGTAGAGAAAGTCATTGAACCTCAACCCAGCAATGAGTTTGATAATGAGCCGCTTTCAAAATGGATCGAGGAGATGCACGTGTCATCTGTAATTGATGGCTCAA GATTGCCACCTGCGGACACAGTGATGGTGCCATACACTGAGAATGGTACGACTCAAGTCGACCCTGTTGGGTCTGATGAGGCTAGTGAGATGCAGCCAGAAAGTGGAAGACAATCTTCTGGTTTGGTTGATGGTTTGCCTTCTGACAGCAACATCACTGGTAATGTTACTGATGAAGGCACTCAAAAACAATCAGAAAGTGGAAGACAAAGCATGCCTTCTGGGGAAGAGACTTCTATTGTTTTGCTCGATTTGAACAGTGACCATTGGTCAGAAGACGAAGCACAAGCTTCTTTGACGGTTAATAGAAGTCCCATGATTACTTATCAACCCCTTCAAAGTTCTGTGGAAAACACTCTAGCTATTGTGCTGGATGAGGATATAGAGAAGCGGCCAGAAAGTGAAGCACAAGCTACTCCAACGGTCGATAAAAGCCCAGAAAGTTCCGTCAAAAAGATCATTCATGAGCATTTCGAGGACAATGAAAAGCAGCCAGAAAACAGAACAACACCTGCTGCTTTGGTTAATCAAATGGCCCTAGTACGGAATGAGACAGAAAAGCTGCCTTTTGTGAAAAACACCATTCTTTGGAAAACTATCGAATCCATGCAAGTATTCGAGAGGCTGCCACAGAATCCACATTTCCGACCTTTGCTGAATTTCAAAGAAAGTACACGAGAAGGCATGGCTATAGGCTATATGGTAACATTTTCCAGCATAGTAGAAAGAGCCTCCAAGTTGCAGCTAACTGATCCCGTAAGCATCATGGACGACATAAAAGAGACACTTACAGACTTGGAAACACACGGGTTTGAAGTCAGGCCCATTCAGGACTGCATACACGAGCTGCTCGTTATGAAGGACAAACAAGAAAGGCTTGCAAAAGACGCAGAAACTCTCAACGGACAGCTCACAGATCACAGTGACACGAAAGCCAGACTTGAAAGAGACATCGACGAGATCAACGAGCATATACAGAAGCTGCAGAGGAAGCGGTTGCAAGTGGAGTCCTTGAAAGAAAGGGAGGATGAAGAGATTGCATTCCTGCAGGTTAGGCTGAGGGAAACCAAATACAGCATCAAGACTGTAGAGAGTGATTTTGAAGGTAAAGTTTCTtctattttgtga